One window of Quercus robur chromosome 5, dhQueRobu3.1, whole genome shotgun sequence genomic DNA carries:
- the LOC126724874 gene encoding linoleate 13S-lipoxygenase 3-1, chloroplastic-like codes for MAMGKEIMGCSIIERSSFVSSTKVFLNHGKNNNNNMFLVKPLQKRRVLVPLRKVVKHPVVAAVSENLVKAVPIVSVPVEKAEKFKVRAVVTVKNKNKEEFKDKIAKHFDAFTDKIGRNIVLQLVSTEIDPKTKAPKKSNEAVLKDWSKKSNVKAERVNYIAEFMVNSNFGVPGAITVSNKHQMEFFLETITIEGFACGPVHFPCNSWVQSSKDHSGKRIFFTNKPYLPNETPVGLRSLREKELKEIRGDGTGVRKLSDRIYDFDVYNDLGNPDKGIDLARPKLGGEKIPYPRRCRTGRLPTDTDLHAESRVEKPLPMYVPRDEHFEESKQDTFSAGRLKGVLHNLIPSLKASISANNHEFKGFSDIENLYSEGVLLKLGLRDELLKKLPLPKVVSNIHESNRGIIKYDTPKILSKDRFAWLRDDEFARQAIAGINPVSIERLTVFPPVSKLDPEIYGPQESALKEEHILGYLNGMTVQQALEENKLFILDHHDAYLPFLDRINALDGRKAYATRTIFFLTCLGTLKPVAIELSLPPSGPSSRSKRVVTPAVDATTNWMWQLAKAHVCSNDAGVHQLVNHWLRTHASLEPFILAAHRRMSAMHPIFKLLDPHMRYTLEINALARQSLINADGVIESCFTPGRYAMEISAAAYKSSWRFDMESLPADLIRRGMAVPDPTQPHGLKLLIEDYPYATDGLQIWAAIENWVRTYVNRYYPNSSQICNDRELQAWYDESVNVGHSDLSQESWWPTLDNVDNLVSVLATLIWLASAQHAALNFGQYPYGGYVPNRPPLMRRLIPDENDPEYAIFLADPQKYFLSALPGVLQSTKFMAVVDTLSTHSPDEEYLGERTQPSIWTGDTEIVDAFYEFSAEIRRIEKEIDRKNLDTSLRNRCGAGVLPYELLAPSSGPGVTCRGVPNSVSI; via the exons ATGGCAATGGGAAAAGAAATCATGGGTTGTTCTATAATTGAGAGGTCTTCATTTGTTTCATCAACAAAAGTGTTTTTGAATCATGgtaagaacaacaacaacaatatgtTCTTGGTTAAACCTTTGCAGAAAAGGAGGGTATTGGTGCCTTTGAGGAAGGTTGTGAAGCATCCTGTGGTGGCTGCTGTGAGTGAAAATTTGGTCAAAGCTGTGCCTATTGTGTCTGTGCCTGTAGAGAAAGCAGAGAAGTTCAAGGTGAGAGCTGTGGTCACAGTGAAGAATAAGAACAAGGAGgagtttaaagataaaattgcGAAGCATTTCGATGCTTTCACGGACAAGATTGGAAGGAATATTGTTCTGCAACTTGTCAGCACGGAAATTGATCCAA AAACTAAGGCTCCAAAGAAAAGCAATGAGGCTGTGTTAAAAGACTGGTCAAAGAAATCAAATGTCAAAGCTGAAAGGGTCAATTACATAGCTGAGTTTATGGTGAACTCTAATTTTGGTGTGCCTGGAGCAATCACAGTGAGCAACAAGCATCAGATGGAGTTTTTTTTGGAGACTATAACCATTGAAGGATTTGCATGTGGTCCAGTCCACTTCCCCTGCAATTCATGGGTGCAATCCAGCAAAGACCATTCAGGAAAGAGGATATTCTTCACaaataag CCATATCTACCAAATGAAACGCCTGTTGGGCTTAGATCATTAAGAGagaaagaacttaaagaaataaGGGGAGATGGCACAGGAGTCAGAAAATTATCTGACCGCATATATGACTTTGATGTGTACAATGATTTGGGCAATCCAGATAAGGGAATTGATCTTGCTAGGCCAAAACTTGGAGGTGAAAAAATTCCATATCCTAGACGGTGTCGCACTGGCCGCCTTCCTACTGATACTG ATTTGCATGCAGAGAGTAGGGTTGAGAAGCCATTGCCAATGTACGTGCCTAGAGATGAACATTTTGAGGAGTCAAAGCAGGACACATTTTCTGCAGGGAGGCTTAAAGGAGTGCTTCACAACTTAATCCCATCCTTGAAGGCCAGCATTTCAGCTAATAACCATGAGTTCAAAGGATTTTCAGACATCGAAAACCTCTATAGTGAAGGTGTCCTCCTTAAATTAGGGTTGCGAGATGAACTCCTAAAGAAGCTTCCATTGCCAAAGGTTGTCAGCAATATCCACGAATCCAATCGGGGAATTATTAAATATGACACCCCTAAAATACTTTCAA AGGACAGGTTTGCATGGTTGCGAGATGATGAATTTGCCCGTCAAGCAATTGCAGGAATAAATCCAGTTAGTATTGAGAGGCTGACGGTGTTCCCTCCAGTGAGCAAGCTTGATCCTGAAATCTATGGTCCCCAGGAGTCTGCACTCAAAGAAGAACACATTTTGGGCTATCTCAATGGCATGACTGTACAACAG GCATTGGAGGAAAATAAACTGTTTATATTGGATCACCATGATGCTTACCTTCCATTTCTCGATCGGATTAATGCCCTTGATGGCAGAAAAGCTTATGCAACTCGTACCATATTTTTCTTGACCTGTCTTGGGACTCTTAAGCCTGTGGCTATAGAACTTTCCCTTCCACCATCAGGACCAAGTTCTCGGTCCAAACGCGTAGTCACACCAGCTGTTGATGCTACTACCAATTGGATGTGGCAGCTTGCCAAGGCTCATGTGTGCTCCAATGATGCAGGGGTGCACCAACTTGTTAACCATTG GTTGCGTACACATGCGAGCTTGGAACCATTTATACTAGCTGCACATAGGCGAATGAGTGCAATGCACCCTATATTCAAGCTTTTAGACCCTCACATGAGATACACGTTGGAGATCAATGCCTTGGCCCGCCAAAGTCTAATCAATGCTGATGGTGTTATTGAGTCTTGCTTCACTCCTGGTCGCTATGCCATGGAGATTAGTGCTGCTGCATATAAAAGCTCTTGGAGATTTGACATGGAAAGCCTTCCTGCTGATCTCATTCGCAG GGGTATGGCAGTACCTGACCCAACACAACCTCATGGTCTAAAGCTCCTAATTGAAGACTACCCATATGCCACTGATGGGCTCCAAATCTGGGCTGCAATTGAGAACTGGGTCCGGACCTATGTGAACCGCTACTACCCAAATTCAAGCCAAATTTGCAATGACAGAGAGCTACAAGCTTGGTACGATGAGTCCGTTAATGTGGGTCACAGTGATCTAAGCCAGGAAAGCTGGTGGCCCACATTGGATAATGTTGATAATCTAGTCTCAGTCCTCGCAACCCTTATTTGGCTAGCTTCAGCACAACATGCTGCACTTAATTTTGGTCAGTACCCATATGGTGGATATGTACCAAACCGTCCACCCCTAATGAGAAGATTGATACCTGATGAAAATGACCCTGAGTATGCTATTTTCCTAGCTGACCCACAAAAGTATTTCCTCTCAGCATTGCCTGGTGTATTACAATCTACAAAGTTCATGGCTGTGGTTGATACACTTTCAACACACTCCCCTGATGAGGAGTACCTAGGGGAGAGAACACAGCCATCAATTTGGACTGGTGACACTGAAATTGTCGATGCATTTTACGAGTTCTCCGCCGAGATTAGACGGATAGAGAAGGAGATTGATAGGAAAAACCTCGATACAAGCTTGAGGAATCGATGTGGGGCTGGTGTGTTACCATATGAGCTACTTGCACCTAGCTCAGGACCTGGTGTAACATGTAGAGGGGTACCAAATAGTGTGtcaatatga